The Lycium barbarum isolate Lr01 chromosome 10, ASM1917538v2, whole genome shotgun sequence genome includes a region encoding these proteins:
- the LOC132612735 gene encoding uncharacterized protein LOC132612735 — MIKVLIWKIRYVNTQQAFQRLVNLQRQHKFDIIALMEPFQNSRYLLKYKRRLGMETVLANTNGKIWVFLDDAIQCDIIMDTDQQVTLKVHHQELDTEIITTFVYAKCDEEERQVLWDNMYQIASSLKNPWLVGGDFNVILSEEEKLGGLPITLNECEDFAFCVNSCELFDMGYKGSPYTWWNGRVAEDYIFKRLDRILKLKNLKKALSAWSRDTYGDIFKQVLIREEVVRVKEQLFDEDPSIINRIALQKAQAELKKYLIIEEQYWRQKAGFAWYTEGDKNTSFFHNHVNGKRKKLQLKRI, encoded by the exons ATGATTAAGGTACTTATATGGAAAATTAGGTATGTTAATACTCAACAGGCCTTTCAGAGATTGGTAAATTTACAAAGACAGCACAAGTTTGACATAATAGCACTCATGGAGCCATTTCAGAATAGCAGGTACTTACTGAAATATAAGAGAAGACTTGGGATGGAGACAGTCTTGGCCAATACAAATGGAAAGATTTGGGTCTTTCTTGATGATGCAATACAGTGTGATATCATTATGGATACTGATCAGCAGGTAACTTTAAAGGTGCATCATCAAGAACTAGATACTGAAATCATTACTACTTTTGTGTATGCCAAATGTGATGAAGAAGAAAGGCAAGTACTATGGGATAATATGTATCAAATAGCTAGTTCACTCAAAAACCCTTGGTTAGTTgggggtgattttaatgtcataCTGTCAGAAGAGGAAAAATTGGGTGGATTACCTATTACTCTGAATGAATGTGaagactttgctttctgtgttaaTTCTTGTGAGTTGTTTGATATGGGTTACAAAGGAAGTCCAtacacttggtggaatggaagagTTGCAGAGGattatatttttaaaagattggacagaattttg AAACTGAAGAATCTTAAGAAGGCATTATCAGCATGGAGCAGGGATACTTATGGGGATATTTTTAAACAAGTCCTAATCAGGGAAGAAGTGGTGAGGGTGAAAGAACAGTTGTTTGACGAAGATCCAAGTATAATCAATAGGATTGCTCTTCAAAAAGCTCAAGCAGAATTGAAGAAATATTTGATCATTGAAGAACAATATTGGAGACAAAAAGCAGGATTTGCTTGGTACACTGAAGGGGACAAAAATACTTCTTTTTTTCATAATCATGTCAATGGAAAGAGGAAAAAATTACAGTTAAAGAGAATATAG